The DNA sequence CCAGCGCAAGCTATCCAACCTGACGCTGCTCTGGGGTTTTGTGCGGGCCTATCCCGCGCAGCTCGGCGCGGCGCTGATTGCGCTGGCCATCGCCGCGCTCGCCACCCTCGCCATTCCCCGCGGTTTGAAGCAGGTCGTCGACAATGGTTTTGCGGCCGGTTCCGACCCGGCGGCGATTGCGCCCTATTTCTGGGGCCTGCTCGGCGTCGTCGCCGTGTTGGCGGTCGCCACGGCGTTTCGCTTCTATTTCGTCAGCTGGATCGGGGAGCGGGTCGTCGCCGACCTTCGCAAGGCTGTGCAGCGGCACCTGCTGACGCTCGATCCGGTGTTTTTCGAAGAGAACCGCCCTGCCGAAATCGCGTCACGCCTGACCAGCGATACAGCCGTCATCGAGCAGGTCGTCGCCACTTCGGCGTCACTCGCGCTGCGCAATGCCGCCATGGGCCTGGGCGGCATCCTGCTGATGTTCAGCGAGGCGCCGAAGCTGACCGGGCTGATGCTGCTGGTCATCCCGCTGACGATGCTGCCGATCATCTTCCTCGGCCGCCGGGTGCGCAACGTGTCGCGGTCGAGCCAGGATCGCATCGCCAGCCTGGGCACCATGGCCGCCGAGGTTCTGGGCGCCATCAAGATCGTTCAGGCTTTCACGCAGGAGAGCCGGGAAGCGGCACGGTTCGGAACCGCCGTGGAAACGGCCTTTGCCACCGCCAAGAAGCGCATCCTGCTGCGCGCCGGCATGACCGCACTGGTCATCGGCCTGATCTTCGGTGCGATCACGCTGGTCCTGTGGCAGGGCGCGCTCGACGTCATCTCGGGGCGGCTCAGCGGCGGCACCATCGCGGCCTTCATCTTCTATGCCGTCATCGTCGCCGGCGCCTTCGGCACCTTGACCGAAGTCTATGGGGATTTCATGCGCGCCGCCGGCGCCAGCGGCCGCATGCGCGAGCTGCTCGCCGCACGCGCCGGCATCCGCGCACCCGAGCGGCCGACGCCCCTGCCCTCGCCGGCGCGCGGAGCGCTCGCGCTCGACAAGGTGACGTTTCACTATCCGTCACGCCCGGAGGATGCGGCGTTGCTCGACTTCTCGCTCGACGTGGCGGCGGGCGAAACCGTGGCCATCGTCGGCCCCTCGGGCGCCGGAAAATCGACATTGTTTCAGCTCGTCCAGCGTTTCTATGATCCCGAGCACGGCCAGATCCGCCTCGACGGCGTGCCGCTGACCAGCGCCGATCCGGAGGAAATCCGTGCGCGCATTGCGGTGGTGCCGCAGGAAAGCGTAATTTTCGCGACCAGTGCGCTCGAGAATATCCGCTACGGCCGCCCCGATGCCAGCGAGGACGAAGTCTGGGCCGCTGCCCGCGCGGCGCATGCCGACGGCTTCCTGCGCGACCTCCCGGACGGGATCCACAGCTATATGGGCGAAGCCGGCACGCGCCTGTCGGGTGGGCAACGCCAACGCATGGCCATTGCGCGGGCCATCCTGCGCGACGCACCGATCCTGCTGCTCGACGAAGCCACCAGCGCGCTCGACAGCGAAAGCGAACGGCTCGTCCAGGCCGCCCTGGAAAGCCTGATGCACGGCCGCACCACATTGGTCATCGCCCACCGCCTCGCCAC is a window from the Polymorphobacter fuscus genome containing:
- a CDS encoding ABC transporter transmembrane domain-containing protein → MATKPDLPPLDQRKLSNLTLLWGFVRAYPAQLGAALIALAIAALATLAIPRGLKQVVDNGFAAGSDPAAIAPYFWGLLGVVAVLAVATAFRFYFVSWIGERVVADLRKAVQRHLLTLDPVFFEENRPAEIASRLTSDTAVIEQVVATSASLALRNAAMGLGGILLMFSEAPKLTGLMLLVIPLTMLPIIFLGRRVRNVSRSSQDRIASLGTMAAEVLGAIKIVQAFTQESREAARFGTAVETAFATAKKRILLRAGMTALVIGLIFGAITLVLWQGALDVISGRLSGGTIAAFIFYAVIVAGAFGTLTEVYGDFMRAAGASGRMRELLAARAGIRAPERPTPLPSPARGALALDKVTFHYPSRPEDAALLDFSLDVAAGETVAIVGPSGAGKSTLFQLVQRFYDPEHGQIRLDGVPLTSADPEEIRARIAVVPQESVIFATSALENIRYGRPDASEDEVWAAARAAHADGFLRDLPDGIHSYMGEAGTRLSGGQRQRMAIARAILRDAPILLLDEATSALDSESERLVQAALESLMHGRTTLVIAHRLATVRNADRIIVMDGGRIVAEGTHDRLIAGGGLYAKLARLQFETSRPDEAQVA